A window of Cryptomeria japonica chromosome 3, Sugi_1.0, whole genome shotgun sequence contains these coding sequences:
- the LOC131873933 gene encoding uncharacterized protein LOC131873933 encodes MVGRVNEITKETTDQWDIFFVEKEKQEELKIPKPFKESPEKIDVATEPPAGNIGIENIGIGEQQQTKESNDPPDTGKEETTNVHTDTSTEPPTTTGTKKPTESLTVDSTEANTEKPTVDTTMKSSEAQTEKPLEQ; translated from the exons atggtaggtagagtaaatgaaataacaaaAGAGACTACAGAtcagtgggacatattttttgtagagaaagaaaaacaagaagaactaaaaaTACCAAAAccctttaag gaatcaccTGAGAAGatagatgtggcaacagagccaccagCAGGAAATATTGGaattgaaaacattggaattggggaacaacaacaaactaaagaATCAAATGATCCCCCGGACACTGGAAAGGAAGAGACCACAAATGTGCATACTGATACATCTACTGAGCCACCGACAACCACTGGAACtaaaaaaccaactgagtcactgACAGTAGATAGCACAGAGGCAAACACAGAAAAACCGACAGTGGACACTACAATGAAATcatctgaagcacaaacagagaaaccattaGAGCAATAG